Proteins from a genomic interval of Luteibacter pinisoli:
- a CDS encoding helix-turn-helix domain-containing protein — translation MQSALSECVSRTVRRYLADIGDTEGGEGLHALVIREVEGPLLREVLAFHDGNQSRAAAALGINRATLRKKLAAHGIS, via the coding sequence ATGCAGAGTGCTCTCAGCGAATGCGTCAGCCGTACCGTGCGCCGCTACCTTGCGGACATCGGTGACACCGAAGGCGGTGAAGGCCTGCACGCGCTCGTGATCCGCGAGGTCGAAGGCCCCCTCCTGCGTGAAGTGCTGGCGTTCCACGACGGCAACCAGAGCCGCGCCGCGGCCGCCCTGGGCATCAACCGCGCCACCCTGCGCAAGAAGCTCGCCGCCCACGGCATCTCCTGA
- a CDS encoding zinc-ribbon and DUF3426 domain-containing protein → MYTQCPECLTVYKVEAELLVPACGCLRCSHCGSIFNALGTLAAQLPPEPFTRLADHALDRDPPVADVAVFRPRPPAAEPEQPVTMEPGDAVAGPDGDASAVGEDFSTLTFTPKFARTKRARSWRTAAWVSVCLLLVLGLGAQLAWAKRDSLITDPTVGPLLASGCNVLGCRLPLVAAPTQLRLLARDVEQHPSVPDGLLITASVHNDAGFAQPYPVVTIVLSDANGQRLAMRRFQPEDYMGDVGSRLRGLPAGATTAMVFEVQDPGQHAVAFAFSFE, encoded by the coding sequence ATGTATACCCAGTGCCCCGAGTGCCTCACCGTCTATAAAGTGGAAGCCGAGCTGCTGGTGCCCGCCTGCGGCTGCCTGCGCTGCAGCCACTGCGGCAGCATCTTCAATGCACTGGGCACGCTGGCCGCCCAGCTCCCGCCCGAGCCGTTCACCCGCCTGGCCGACCACGCGCTCGACCGTGACCCGCCCGTGGCGGATGTCGCCGTGTTCCGGCCCCGCCCACCCGCCGCCGAACCGGAACAGCCGGTGACGATGGAGCCGGGCGACGCCGTGGCGGGGCCCGACGGTGACGCATCCGCCGTGGGCGAGGATTTTTCGACACTCACGTTCACGCCGAAATTTGCCCGCACGAAGCGGGCGCGCTCCTGGCGCACGGCGGCGTGGGTAAGCGTGTGCCTGTTGCTGGTCCTCGGCCTGGGCGCGCAGCTGGCCTGGGCCAAACGCGATTCACTGATCACCGACCCGACCGTGGGCCCGCTGCTGGCCTCGGGCTGCAACGTGCTGGGTTGTCGCCTGCCGCTGGTCGCGGCGCCGACGCAGTTGCGCCTGCTTGCGCGCGATGTCGAGCAGCATCCGTCCGTACCTGATGGCCTGCTTATCACCGCCAGCGTGCACAACGATGCGGGGTTTGCACAGCCCTACCCGGTGGTCACCATCGTGCTTTCCGATGCGAACGGCCAGCGCCTGGCCATGCGCCGCTTCCAGCCGGAGGACTACATGGGTGACGTGGGCTCCCGCCTGCGCGGACTGCCGGCCGGCGCGACCACGGCCATGGTGTTCGAAGTGCAAGACCCGGGCCAGCACGCGGTGGCCTTCGCCTTCAGCTTCGAGTGA
- the prmA gene encoding 50S ribosomal protein L11 methyltransferase: MPWLELSLTIRAAEQPRVETALEDLGALSITLQDADAETPDEEAIFEPGVGELPLWNQIVLNALFDIDADRRGLTAAIADDLPFIEPSQISWREVEDQDWERAWMDQFKPMPFGRRLWVYPWNIDPPEDGGIVVVRLDPGLAFGTGTHPTTAMCLEWLDGQQLAGQFVLDYGCGSGILAIAALKCGAARAVGIDNDPQALLASHDNAERNGVSDALDVYLPGEAPVALADVLVANILAGPLGELAPTFAAAIKPGAPFALSGILFGQHEELLVRYAEWFEDLEVRQLEDWVRISGRRKRA; the protein is encoded by the coding sequence ATGCCCTGGCTCGAACTCTCCCTGACCATCCGCGCCGCCGAGCAGCCGCGCGTCGAAACCGCGCTCGAGGACCTGGGTGCGCTGTCCATCACGCTGCAGGATGCCGACGCGGAGACCCCGGACGAAGAGGCGATCTTCGAGCCCGGCGTGGGCGAGCTTCCCCTGTGGAACCAGATCGTCCTGAACGCGCTGTTCGACATCGATGCGGATCGTCGCGGCCTCACCGCCGCCATCGCCGACGACCTGCCGTTCATCGAGCCGTCCCAGATCAGCTGGCGCGAAGTGGAAGACCAGGACTGGGAGCGCGCGTGGATGGATCAGTTCAAGCCGATGCCGTTCGGCCGTCGCCTGTGGGTGTATCCGTGGAACATTGATCCGCCGGAAGACGGCGGCATCGTCGTGGTGCGGCTGGACCCGGGCCTGGCCTTCGGTACCGGCACGCATCCGACCACGGCCATGTGCCTTGAGTGGCTGGACGGCCAGCAGCTGGCCGGGCAGTTCGTGCTCGATTACGGTTGCGGCTCGGGCATCCTGGCCATCGCGGCACTGAAGTGCGGTGCCGCCCGCGCGGTCGGCATCGACAACGATCCGCAGGCGCTGCTGGCATCGCATGACAATGCCGAGCGCAATGGCGTCTCCGATGCGTTGGACGTCTATCTGCCGGGCGAAGCGCCGGTGGCGCTGGCCGATGTGCTCGTGGCCAATATCCTGGCGGGCCCGCTCGGTGAGCTGGCGCCCACGTTCGCCGCGGCCATCAAGCCGGGTGCGCCGTTCGCGCTCTCCGGCATCCTGTTCGGCCAGCACGAGGAGCTGCTGGTGCGTTACGCCGAGTGGTTCGAGGACCTGGAAGTACGCCAGCTCGAAGACTGGGTACGCATCAGCGGACGCCGCAAGCGCGCCTGA
- the accC gene encoding acetyl-CoA carboxylase biotin carboxylase subunit, protein MLEKVVIANRGEIALRVLRACNALGIKTVAVHSTVDRNLKHVGLADESVCIGPGPSAESYLNIPAIIAAAEITDAGAIHPGYGFLSENANFAEQVEKSGFVFIGPTADVIRLMGDKVEAIRAMKAAGVPCVPGSGGPLGDDVDENIRIAREIGYPVIIKAAGGGGGRGMRVVRTEAHLANSIVMTKQEAKAAFSNDQVYMEKFLENPRHVEIQVLADGQGNAIHLGERDCSMQRRHQKVVEEAPAPGITPELRAQIGKVCVDACVRIGYRGAGTFEFLFEDGRFYFIEMNTRIQVEHPVTEMITGIDLVREQLMIASGHKLSIRQEDIVFTGHAIECRVNAEDPDTFMPSPGTVKRFEAPGGPGVRVDTHLYDGYRIPPNYDSMIGKIIVHGPDRATAIARMRMALNETVIEGVKCNIPLQQRIMADVGFQQGGQNIHYLEKRMAEQKEKEAPHA, encoded by the coding sequence ATGCTCGAGAAGGTCGTCATCGCCAACCGCGGCGAAATTGCGCTGCGCGTGCTGCGCGCATGCAATGCGCTCGGCATCAAGACGGTCGCGGTGCACTCCACCGTGGACCGCAACCTGAAGCACGTCGGCCTGGCCGACGAATCGGTGTGCATCGGCCCGGGTCCCTCGGCCGAGAGCTACCTCAACATTCCGGCGATCATTGCCGCGGCGGAAATCACCGACGCCGGCGCGATCCATCCGGGGTACGGCTTCCTGTCGGAAAACGCCAACTTCGCCGAACAGGTGGAGAAGTCGGGCTTCGTCTTCATCGGCCCGACCGCCGACGTCATCCGCCTCATGGGTGACAAGGTCGAAGCCATCCGCGCCATGAAGGCCGCCGGCGTGCCGTGCGTGCCCGGCTCGGGCGGCCCGCTGGGCGACGATGTGGACGAGAACATCCGCATTGCCCGCGAGATCGGCTACCCGGTGATCATCAAGGCCGCCGGTGGCGGCGGTGGTCGCGGCATGCGTGTCGTGCGCACCGAAGCCCACCTGGCCAACTCCATCGTCATGACCAAGCAGGAAGCCAAGGCGGCTTTCAGCAACGATCAGGTCTACATGGAGAAGTTCCTGGAAAACCCGCGCCACGTGGAAATCCAGGTGCTGGCCGACGGCCAGGGCAACGCCATCCACCTGGGTGAACGCGACTGCTCCATGCAGCGCCGCCACCAGAAGGTGGTCGAAGAGGCACCGGCACCGGGCATCACGCCCGAGCTGCGCGCCCAGATCGGCAAGGTGTGCGTGGATGCGTGCGTGCGCATCGGCTACCGCGGTGCAGGCACGTTCGAGTTCCTGTTCGAGGACGGCCGCTTCTACTTCATCGAGATGAACACCCGTATCCAGGTGGAGCATCCGGTGACGGAGATGATCACGGGCATCGACCTGGTCCGCGAGCAGCTGATGATCGCCAGCGGCCACAAGCTCTCGATCCGCCAGGAAGACATCGTGTTCACCGGCCACGCGATCGAGTGCCGCGTGAATGCGGAAGATCCGGACACCTTCATGCCGAGCCCCGGCACGGTGAAGCGTTTCGAAGCACCGGGTGGCCCGGGCGTGCGCGTGGACACCCACCTGTACGACGGTTACCGCATCCCGCCGAACTATGACTCGATGATCGGCAAGATCATCGTGCATGGCCCGGACCGTGCCACCGCCATTGCGCGCATGCGCATGGCACTGAACGAAACCGTGATCGAAGGGGTGAAGTGCAACATCCCCCTGCAACAGCGGATCATGGCGGACGTGGGCTTCCAGCAGGGTGGACAGAACATCCACTACCTGGAAAAGCGCATGGCGGAGCAGAAAGAGAAAGAAGCACCGCACGCCTGA
- the accB gene encoding acetyl-CoA carboxylase biotin carboxyl carrier protein has translation MDLRKIKKLIDLLEESNLAELEIKEGEEVVRLSRVPKGTAAPQPVYAAPAAPVAAPVAAPAAAAAAPVVESGLPAGHVVKAPMVGTFYAASTPGAPAFAAVGQQVKAGETLGIIEAMKMFNQIEADVSGTVVAVLVENGQPVEFDEPMFVIA, from the coding sequence ATGGACCTGCGCAAGATCAAGAAGCTCATCGACCTGCTCGAGGAATCGAACCTCGCCGAGCTGGAAATCAAGGAAGGCGAGGAAGTGGTACGCCTCTCCCGGGTGCCGAAGGGCACCGCGGCGCCGCAGCCGGTCTATGCCGCGCCGGCCGCCCCGGTCGCTGCTCCCGTTGCCGCCCCGGCCGCCGCCGCTGCCGCACCCGTCGTTGAGTCGGGCCTGCCGGCTGGCCACGTGGTGAAGGCGCCGATGGTCGGTACGTTCTATGCCGCCTCCACCCCGGGCGCCCCGGCATTCGCCGCGGTGGGCCAGCAGGTGAAGGCCGGCGAGACGCTCGGCATCATCGAAGCGATGAAGATGTTCAACCAGATCGAGGCCGACGTGTCGGGCACGGTCGTGGCGGTCCTGGTCGAGAATGGCCAGCCGGTGGAATTCGACGAACCGATGTTCGTCATCGCCTGA
- the aroQ gene encoding type II 3-dehydroquinate dehydratase: MARILVLHGPNLNLLGVREPSVYGRETLADINTSLQARAQAAGHELSWFQSNAEHELIARIHQARDEGVAWILFNPAAFTHTSIALRDALAGVAIPFIEIHLSNPHAREPFRHHSYMSDLASGVICGFGGDSYRLALEATLLRLAVPAA, from the coding sequence GTGGCCAGGATCCTCGTCCTGCACGGACCCAACCTCAATCTTCTCGGCGTACGTGAGCCGTCGGTCTACGGGCGCGAAACCCTGGCCGACATCAACACCTCGCTCCAGGCCCGCGCCCAGGCGGCAGGGCATGAGCTGAGCTGGTTCCAGTCCAACGCCGAGCATGAGCTCATCGCGCGGATCCACCAGGCCCGCGACGAGGGCGTGGCATGGATCCTGTTCAACCCGGCCGCCTTTACGCACACCTCCATTGCCCTGCGCGACGCGCTGGCCGGCGTGGCGATCCCGTTCATCGAGATCCACCTGTCCAACCCGCACGCGCGGGAGCCGTTCCGGCACCACTCTTATATGTCCGACCTGGCCAGCGGCGTTATCTGCGGCTTCGGTGGCGATAGCTACCGCCTTGCCCTGGAAGCGACCCTGCTCCGCCTCGCCGTCCCCGCGGCCTGA
- a CDS encoding DUF1415 domain-containing protein, translating to MDSMPSHEEAIDATRIWLERAVIGLNLCPFAKAVHKKGQVRFVVSDATQPLQLHEDLVRELELLRDTDPEQIDTTLLIHPGLLGDFLDFNEFLEVADDTLVDLELEGEIQVASFHPDFQFEGTAPDDITNYTNRSPFPTLHLLREASIDRAVAAFPDASKIFEANMETLDKLGIDGWKQLFP from the coding sequence ATGGACAGCATGCCTTCCCACGAGGAAGCCATCGACGCGACCCGCATCTGGCTGGAACGTGCCGTCATCGGCCTGAATCTGTGCCCGTTCGCCAAGGCCGTGCACAAGAAGGGCCAGGTGCGCTTCGTGGTGAGCGACGCCACCCAGCCCCTCCAGCTCCACGAAGACCTGGTGCGCGAACTCGAGCTCCTGCGCGACACCGACCCCGAGCAGATCGATACCACGCTTCTCATCCACCCGGGCCTGCTGGGCGATTTCCTGGATTTCAACGAGTTCCTGGAAGTGGCCGATGACACCCTGGTGGACCTGGAACTGGAGGGTGAGATCCAGGTGGCCAGCTTTCATCCGGACTTCCAGTTCGAAGGGACCGCACCGGACGACATCACCAACTACACCAACCGCTCGCCCTTCCCGACCCTGCACCTCCTGCGCGAGGCGAGCATCGACCGGGCGGTGGCCGCCTTCCCGGATGCCTCGAAAATCTTCGAGGCCAACATGGAGACGCTCGACAAGCTGGGCATCGACGGCTGGAAGCAACTCTTCCCCTGA
- a CDS encoding TlpA family protein disulfide reductase: MNRGPTFWIVLLAVAAAAGGLWLEHRRQHPTEVDGVTIAGVGDMAPAGTWLSTDGKPRRVADWRGKKVLINFWATWCGPCQHEMPLLSAAAKAHANQGVTILGVAEDTAPAVRAYLASHPVAYPVVIGASDAAGGSLSFGNTNRVMPYSVLVGQDGRILRRKIGTFSEQELAEWLAP; this comes from the coding sequence ATGAACCGCGGCCCGACGTTCTGGATCGTGCTGCTGGCGGTGGCTGCCGCCGCCGGCGGCCTGTGGCTGGAACACCGGCGCCAGCACCCCACCGAGGTCGATGGCGTGACCATTGCCGGCGTGGGCGACATGGCGCCGGCCGGCACCTGGCTCAGCACCGACGGCAAGCCTCGACGCGTCGCGGACTGGCGCGGCAAGAAAGTCCTGATCAATTTCTGGGCCACCTGGTGCGGGCCGTGCCAGCATGAGATGCCCCTGCTAAGCGCAGCGGCGAAAGCCCACGCGAACCAGGGCGTTACCATCCTGGGCGTGGCCGAGGACACCGCCCCGGCCGTGCGCGCCTACCTCGCCAGCCATCCCGTGGCGTATCCGGTGGTCATCGGCGCCAGCGATGCGGCGGGCGGCTCGCTCTCGTTCGGCAATACGAACCGGGTGATGCCCTACAGCGTCCTGGTGGGCCAGGACGGGCGTATCCTGCGCCGCAAGATCGGTACGTTCAGCGAGCAGGAGCTCGCCGAATGGCTGGCGCCCTGA
- a CDS encoding protein-disulfide reductase DsbD family protein has translation MPSFARLMRNLAALASLSLFALPALAQDDDNLLPVTEAFHLTSDASQPGVVKLHWRIAPDYYLYRGRMKIKAADANAVTLGTPALPDGIKKHDEYLGDVEIYHGDVEATVPYTLADAASKTLALDVQYQGCHEVEPKICYPPNTEHLKLTIGGPSTIPAGGAPAAPAAKSNGAALLGAPAATPGTDAQALPAGQAFRFEALAKDGKSLLLRWTMPKDYYLYRDKTEIKVTSPAGVTAGEPDWPSGIAHHDEHFGDTIVYFDQVEVPVPLNGADPTKKVELDVAYQGCLENGICYPVMNRHLTADLASGAVTVGNADAPAPTAAPAEVAPTPPPADLMPGGAEKVGFIAAIGLALLGGLILNLMPCVLPVLSLKAITVLESGESPGAARKHALWYTAGVMLAFIALGLVVVGIRAAGHGLQWGAQFQQPVIVGALVYVMLGIGLSMSGVFEVGGSLGNVGSGLAARSGPSGDFFTGVLAVVVASPCTAPFMGSAIAFAFAAPLYVAFLIFVALGLGLALPFLLMGFIPAVARLLPRPGRWMETLKQALAFPMYLTAVWLLWVLAKQRGADAAALVLGGGVLLAMALWWYGRSRGARLSWVFSTVLAVGAAAALWMVHGLPAPSTTQVATDGSVPYSPAKLAELRAAGTPVLVDMTADWCITCKANERAVLDTDAFRDLLKRTGTVYMKGDWTDVNTTIAAFLEQYHSVGVPLYVVYPKGGGEGRKLSTVLTQDTVRQALETAAGS, from the coding sequence ATGCCGTCGTTTGCCCGCCTGATGCGGAACCTGGCTGCCCTTGCCAGCCTGAGCCTGTTCGCCCTGCCCGCCCTGGCGCAGGACGACGACAACCTGCTGCCGGTCACCGAGGCGTTCCACCTCACCTCCGACGCCAGCCAGCCGGGCGTGGTGAAGCTGCACTGGCGCATCGCGCCGGACTATTACCTCTACCGCGGCCGGATGAAGATCAAGGCGGCGGACGCCAACGCCGTGACCCTGGGCACGCCGGCCCTGCCGGACGGCATCAAGAAACACGATGAATACCTCGGCGACGTGGAGATCTACCACGGCGACGTGGAGGCGACGGTGCCTTACACGCTGGCCGACGCCGCCAGCAAGACGCTGGCCCTGGACGTGCAGTACCAGGGCTGCCACGAGGTTGAGCCGAAGATCTGCTACCCGCCCAACACCGAGCACCTGAAGCTCACGATCGGCGGCCCGTCGACCATTCCCGCGGGCGGCGCCCCTGCCGCGCCCGCTGCAAAGAGCAATGGCGCCGCCCTGCTCGGCGCGCCCGCCGCGACGCCGGGTACCGACGCCCAGGCACTCCCCGCCGGCCAGGCCTTCCGCTTCGAAGCGCTGGCGAAGGACGGCAAGAGCCTGCTCCTGCGCTGGACGATGCCGAAGGACTATTACCTTTACCGCGACAAGACCGAGATCAAGGTCACCTCGCCGGCCGGGGTGACCGCCGGTGAGCCGGACTGGCCCAGCGGCATCGCCCACCACGATGAGCACTTCGGCGACACCATCGTCTATTTCGACCAGGTGGAAGTGCCCGTACCGCTCAACGGCGCGGACCCCACCAAAAAAGTCGAACTGGACGTGGCCTACCAGGGTTGCCTGGAAAACGGCATCTGCTATCCGGTGATGAACCGCCACCTGACCGCGGACCTGGCCTCTGGCGCGGTCACGGTGGGCAACGCCGACGCCCCTGCGCCCACGGCCGCGCCTGCCGAGGTCGCCCCGACCCCGCCGCCGGCCGACCTGATGCCGGGTGGTGCCGAGAAAGTCGGCTTCATCGCCGCGATCGGCCTGGCCCTGCTGGGCGGCCTCATCCTCAACCTGATGCCCTGCGTCCTGCCGGTGCTGTCGCTGAAGGCGATTACCGTGCTGGAAAGCGGTGAGAGCCCGGGCGCGGCCCGCAAGCACGCGCTCTGGTACACCGCGGGCGTCATGCTGGCCTTCATCGCGCTGGGCCTGGTCGTGGTCGGCATCCGTGCCGCCGGGCATGGCCTGCAGTGGGGCGCGCAGTTCCAGCAGCCGGTGATCGTCGGCGCCCTCGTTTACGTGATGCTGGGCATCGGCCTGTCGATGTCGGGCGTGTTCGAGGTCGGCGGCTCGCTGGGCAACGTGGGTAGCGGCCTGGCCGCGCGCTCGGGCCCCAGCGGTGACTTCTTCACCGGTGTACTGGCCGTGGTCGTGGCCAGCCCATGCACCGCCCCGTTCATGGGTTCGGCCATCGCGTTCGCCTTCGCGGCGCCGCTGTACGTGGCCTTCCTCATCTTCGTGGCCCTGGGCCTCGGCCTTGCGCTGCCGTTCCTGCTGATGGGCTTTATCCCGGCCGTCGCACGCCTGCTGCCGCGCCCCGGCCGTTGGATGGAAACGCTGAAGCAGGCGCTCGCCTTCCCGATGTACCTGACCGCCGTATGGCTGCTCTGGGTGCTGGCCAAGCAGCGCGGTGCCGACGCCGCGGCGCTGGTGCTTGGCGGCGGCGTGCTGCTGGCCATGGCGCTGTGGTGGTACGGACGCAGCCGCGGTGCGCGGCTGTCGTGGGTGTTCTCCACGGTGCTGGCCGTGGGTGCGGCCGCCGCCCTGTGGATGGTGCATGGCCTGCCGGCGCCTTCGACCACCCAGGTAGCCACCGACGGCTCGGTGCCGTATTCGCCGGCGAAGCTCGCCGAACTCCGTGCCGCGGGGACGCCGGTGCTGGTCGACATGACTGCGGACTGGTGCATCACCTGCAAGGCCAACGAGCGGGCGGTGCTGGATACCGACGCCTTCCGCGACCTGCTCAAGCGCACGGGCACCGTCTACATGAAGGGCGACTGGACCGACGTGAACACGACGATCGCCGCCTTCCTCGAGCAGTACCACTCCGTGGGCGTGCCCCTGTACGTGGTGTATCCGAAGGGCGGCGGCGAGGGCAGGAAGCTCTCCACCGTGCTCACCCAGGACACCGTACGCCAGGCGCTTGAGACTGCCGCGGGGTCATGA
- the groES gene encoding co-chaperone GroES, whose translation MSKLRPLHDRVIVKRLEEERVSAGGIVIPDSATEKPTRGKVIAAGNGRIQEDGKVRPMSVKEGDTVLFGKYAGQEIKIDGEELVFLKEDDIVAVIEG comes from the coding sequence ATGAGCAAGCTGCGCCCGTTGCACGATCGCGTCATCGTCAAGCGTCTGGAAGAGGAGCGTGTCTCCGCCGGCGGTATCGTCATTCCGGATAGCGCCACCGAGAAGCCCACCCGCGGCAAGGTCATCGCCGCCGGCAATGGCCGCATCCAGGAAGACGGCAAGGTCCGTCCGATGTCGGTGAAGGAAGGTGACACCGTCCTGTTCGGCAAGTACGCCGGCCAGGAAATCAAGATCGACGGCGAAGAGCTGGTCTTCCTGAAGGAAGACGACATTGTGGCGGTTATCGAAGGCTGA